The Paenibacillus sp. RUD330 genome has a segment encoding these proteins:
- a CDS encoding TetR/AcrR family transcriptional regulator, which translates to MSSIYKRKESQELSESILETARALFAEHGVDAVSMHQIAKTAGVGQGTLYRRYSQKGELCMELMEGYFDRLQKDVLHSLTANASLAVKERATLVIRELVLNLMNNIQLMETIYAAIFAGRKCEKEISTFFESPPYQFLFGTLQGLLQEAVDTGAAAPGVCPPVNAHLLISTLAPQSLNHLRDQTGFSPEELAAVINRTIVLPLFV; encoded by the coding sequence ATGTCTTCGATTTATAAGCGCAAGGAGTCCCAGGAACTTAGCGAGTCGATCCTTGAAACGGCCCGCGCCCTGTTCGCCGAGCACGGCGTCGACGCCGTGAGCATGCATCAGATCGCCAAGACGGCCGGCGTCGGCCAAGGCACGCTTTACCGCCGCTATTCGCAGAAGGGCGAGCTGTGCATGGAGCTGATGGAAGGTTATTTCGACCGCCTCCAGAAGGATGTCCTCCACTCTCTGACCGCAAACGCTTCCTTGGCGGTGAAGGAGAGAGCGACGCTCGTCATCCGCGAGCTTGTGCTGAATCTGATGAACAATATCCAATTGATGGAGACGATTTATGCCGCCATTTTCGCCGGGCGCAAATGCGAGAAGGAGATCTCGACCTTCTTCGAGTCTCCCCCTTACCAATTCCTGTTCGGGACGCTGCAGGGGCTTCTCCAGGAGGCTGTGGATACAGGGGCTGCCGCACCGGGAGTCTGCCCGCCCGTCAACGCCCATCTGCTCATCTCGACGCTCGCTCCGCAGTCGCTGAACCATCTCCGGGACCAGACCGGTTTTTCTCCGGAGGAGCTGGCGGCGGTCATCAACCGGACGATCGTCCTTCCGTTGTTCGTTTAG
- the rbsK gene encoding ribokinase: protein MSLRTNGKEPRITVAGSLNMDLVISMDRMPVEGETLAGRELHTLPGGKGANQAAGAARLGVRTGMIGRVGDDAFGRQMLEQMQKMGVHSEAIGIHESAPTGIASIYHTKEDNCIVIVAGANAECTGEWVERHREQIEQSHVLLVQLEVPLEAVRRSLEIARAAGVATVLNPAPAQELPAELLALADYVTPNETEFAALSGKEPASEADIAEALGVWQREVGSRVILTRGGAGCSFLGEDGTLVTVAAPKVKVVDTTGAGDTLNAALCVKLAELAAGGGSAPNDGELRDALAFAVQAASLSVTRFGAQDGLPSRAEVDAALASAR, encoded by the coding sequence ATGAGCTTGCGCACAAATGGGAAAGAGCCGCGGATTACAGTCGCGGGCAGCCTGAATATGGACCTGGTCATCAGCATGGACCGGATGCCGGTCGAAGGGGAAACGCTTGCAGGCCGGGAGCTGCACACGCTGCCCGGTGGCAAGGGAGCGAATCAGGCGGCGGGAGCGGCGAGGCTAGGGGTCCGCACCGGCATGATCGGCCGGGTCGGCGACGATGCTTTCGGACGGCAGATGCTGGAGCAGATGCAGAAGATGGGCGTGCATTCGGAAGCCATCGGTATCCATGAATCGGCGCCGACCGGAATTGCTTCGATATACCATACCAAGGAAGACAACTGCATCGTCATCGTCGCAGGAGCCAATGCGGAATGCACCGGCGAGTGGGTGGAGCGGCACCGGGAGCAGATCGAGCAGTCCCATGTGCTGCTCGTACAGCTGGAGGTTCCGCTGGAAGCGGTGCGCCGCTCGCTGGAAATCGCCCGCGCGGCAGGCGTCGCGACGGTGCTCAACCCGGCTCCGGCACAGGAGCTGCCGGCCGAGCTGCTTGCCCTGGCGGACTATGTCACGCCGAACGAGACGGAATTCGCGGCTCTCTCCGGCAAGGAGCCGGCCAGCGAGGCGGACATCGCGGAAGCGCTCGGAGTATGGCAGCGCGAGGTCGGCAGCCGTGTCATCCTGACGCGCGGCGGCGCAGGCTGCTCCTTCCTCGGCGAGGACGGCACGCTCGTGACCGTGGCGGCCCCGAAGGTGAAGGTCGTGGACACGACCGGCGCCGGAGATACGCTGAACGCGGCCTTGTGCGTGAAGCTGGCGGAGCTTGCGGCTGGCGGCGGAAGCGCGCCGAATGACGGCGAGCTGCGCGATGCGCTGGCATTCGCCGTGCAGGCCGCCTCGCTGTCGGTCACGCGCTTCGGAGCGCAGGACGGGCTGCCTTCGCGCGCGGAAGTGGACGCGGCGCTTGCTTCCGCCCGTTAG
- a CDS encoding transcriptional regulator: MQSLFETEYEAWLSKNIQEEENHRRKERLGSGLGHGTVEFLRTIWFPSVGHFEHLYPEWEVRDFSNGYRYLDLAYRPGNAKGSIEIQGYGPHARDLDVRRFKDLCRRHCLLALDGWIFLPIAYPSIVDEPKQCQQLVLAFIGKFVSTDLSASLTAAEAEALRYARRILRPFSPLEFAAHIKVSDRHARRILAKLASLQLLRAASGTKRIRSYQIWL, from the coding sequence ATGCAATCTTTATTCGAGACGGAATACGAGGCTTGGCTCAGCAAGAACATCCAGGAAGAAGAAAACCACCGCAGGAAGGAGCGTCTTGGAAGCGGGCTCGGACATGGCACCGTTGAATTTCTGCGGACGATATGGTTTCCTTCCGTCGGCCATTTTGAGCATTTGTATCCCGAGTGGGAGGTCAGGGATTTCTCCAACGGCTATCGGTACCTGGATTTGGCCTATAGACCCGGAAACGCCAAAGGCAGCATAGAAATCCAAGGTTACGGACCTCACGCAAGGGATTTGGACGTCAGGCGCTTCAAGGATCTCTGCCGACGCCACTGCCTGCTGGCGTTGGACGGGTGGATCTTCCTGCCGATCGCCTACCCGTCCATTGTGGACGAGCCCAAGCAATGCCAGCAGCTGGTCCTTGCCTTTATCGGCAAATTCGTAAGCACGGATTTGTCGGCCTCCCTTACGGCAGCCGAGGCTGAAGCTCTCCGCTATGCAAGGCGGATTCTGCGCCCATTCAGTCCGCTTGAATTTGCAGCCCATATCAAGGTCAGCGACAGGCACGCCAGGCGGATTCTCGCAAAGCTGGCCTCCTTGCAGCTGCTGAGAGCGGCGAGCGGCACAAAACGCATACGGTCCTATCAAATTTGGCTTTAA